One Jeotgalibaca porci genomic region harbors:
- a CDS encoding 16S rRNA pseudouridine(516) synthase, which yields MRIDKILEEKGFGSRKTVKRLIQRKVVLVDGEAVTNGSFNVEGRLHQVTVQGAPISGFPHQYVMLNKPAGVVTALTDATCETVLDLINDRDKTEGLYPVGRLDRDTEGLLLLTDNGQLGYQLLIPDKKVSKVYEVTTKEPLETTDIAAFAAGIVFIGGEMCKPAQLEIVDAHRARLSLSEGKFHQVKKMFLAVGKKVVHLKRIAMGPLELDETLPLGSYRSLTQQELQLLKPYFTYKEG from the coding sequence ATGCGAATTGATAAAATATTGGAAGAAAAAGGATTTGGTTCGCGCAAAACGGTCAAGCGCCTCATTCAAAGAAAAGTTGTTTTGGTAGACGGCGAAGCAGTTACGAATGGGAGTTTTAACGTAGAGGGACGTCTGCATCAGGTCACTGTCCAGGGAGCGCCTATCAGTGGCTTTCCACATCAATATGTGATGCTGAATAAACCGGCTGGCGTCGTCACAGCCTTGACGGATGCGACCTGCGAAACAGTTTTAGATTTGATAAATGATAGGGATAAGACAGAGGGGTTGTATCCCGTTGGGCGCTTGGACCGCGACACGGAAGGGCTTCTCTTATTAACGGATAACGGCCAATTAGGTTACCAGTTACTCATTCCCGACAAGAAAGTTTCTAAAGTTTATGAAGTGACGACAAAAGAACCTTTGGAAACGACCGATATAGCAGCTTTTGCAGCTGGGATTGTCTTCATCGGTGGTGAAATGTGTAAACCGGCGCAACTAGAAATAGTGGATGCGCATCGTGCGCGTTTGAGTTTGTCAGAAGGAAAATTCCACCAAGTGAAAAAGATGTTTTTAGCAGTTGGAAAAAAAGTTGTTCATTTGAAACGGATAGCGATGGGGCCATTAGAGTTGGATGAAACTTTGCCTCTAGGGAGTTATCGCTCCTTAACTCAGCAAGAATTACAGTTACTTAAACCGTATTTTACGTATAAAGAGGGATAG
- a CDS encoding DNA topoisomerase III, which translates to MQKSVVLAEKPSVARDIARVLKCNKKGQGYLEGDRYIVTWALGHLVTLAEPEQYDQKYKTWNLNDLPMLPNNLKLTVIRQSGKQYNAVKQQLLRKDVNEIIIATDAGREGELVARWVIDMAKVKKPIKRLWISSVTDKAINDGFNNLKPGKNYENLYQSAVARSEADWYIGLNATRALTTKHNAQLNCGRVQTPIVAIIAKREDEIKQFQPKTYYGLEARTSDGLKLTWRDKQNNTRSFNREQIQKLHKQLGTSDATVINIDRKRKSTPAPGLYDLTELQRDANRLFGYSAKETLNLMQTLYERHKLLTYPRTDSRYLSADIVGTIPDRLRAIAIPAYRSAANMIQNQPIKVNKSFVDDARVSDHHAIIPTEEVVQLQKLTDRERKIYDLVVKRFLAVLSPNEVWEQVTLEADLQGERFFAKGRTIINPGWRDIYNHREDDEDEVKEQLLPELEAGMTLAIDYVNETTGQTKPPAPFTEATLLSAMENPTSYMEASNKKLAQTLKETGGLGTVATRADIIDKLFNSFMIEKRGNNIHTTGKGRQLLELVPAELKSPELTAEWELKLEKIAKGQLNKAVFIEEMKNYAKAIVTEIKQDDTQFKHDNLTSKACPDCGKPMLEVNGKKGKMLVCQDRECGHRKNISRVTNARCPQCHKKLEMVGEGDGQMFVCKNCGHREKLSVFQSRRKQNNKKADKRDVQKYLKMQQKDEPVNNGLFDALKGLKLDD; encoded by the coding sequence ATGCAAAAAAGTGTCGTACTGGCCGAAAAACCTTCAGTCGCGCGTGACATTGCGCGTGTTTTGAAGTGTAACAAAAAAGGTCAAGGTTATTTGGAAGGTGACCGTTATATCGTAACTTGGGCGTTGGGACACCTCGTTACTTTAGCGGAACCAGAACAATACGATCAGAAATATAAAACGTGGAACTTAAATGATTTACCGATGCTGCCGAACAACCTGAAATTGACTGTTATTCGTCAAAGTGGCAAGCAGTACAATGCAGTGAAACAACAACTGCTTCGCAAGGACGTCAATGAAATCATCATTGCGACAGATGCCGGGCGTGAAGGGGAGCTGGTAGCACGTTGGGTTATTGATATGGCGAAAGTTAAAAAGCCAATCAAGCGTCTGTGGATTTCTTCCGTAACGGACAAAGCCATCAATGATGGTTTCAATAATTTGAAACCGGGCAAAAACTACGAAAATCTCTATCAATCAGCTGTGGCACGTTCGGAAGCGGACTGGTACATCGGGCTGAACGCAACGCGCGCCTTGACGACGAAGCACAATGCACAACTGAACTGTGGACGTGTACAGACTCCAATCGTTGCGATTATCGCCAAACGTGAAGATGAGATTAAACAATTCCAACCTAAAACGTATTACGGATTGGAAGCTCGCACCAGCGATGGACTCAAATTAACGTGGCGCGATAAACAGAACAACACCCGTTCCTTTAACCGTGAACAAATCCAAAAACTGCATAAGCAGCTAGGGACTTCTGATGCGACCGTTATAAATATTGATCGCAAACGCAAGTCGACACCTGCGCCGGGTTTATACGATCTAACGGAACTGCAACGGGACGCGAACCGCCTCTTCGGCTACTCTGCTAAAGAAACGCTGAACCTGATGCAAACTCTTTATGAGCGTCATAAATTGCTGACGTATCCGCGTACTGATTCGCGTTATTTATCTGCCGATATCGTTGGAACGATTCCTGATCGTTTGCGTGCCATCGCAATTCCGGCGTACCGTTCCGCAGCTAATATGATTCAAAACCAACCGATTAAAGTTAACAAATCATTTGTTGACGACGCAAGAGTTTCTGATCACCATGCGATTATTCCAACCGAAGAAGTTGTGCAATTGCAGAAGCTGACAGACCGTGAACGCAAAATTTACGACTTGGTTGTCAAACGATTCCTAGCGGTTTTATCACCGAATGAAGTGTGGGAACAAGTGACGTTAGAAGCTGATTTGCAGGGCGAACGTTTCTTTGCAAAAGGTAGAACGATTATTAATCCCGGATGGCGTGATATCTACAACCACCGCGAAGACGACGAGGATGAAGTAAAAGAGCAGCTCCTTCCAGAACTGGAGGCAGGCATGACTCTGGCGATTGACTATGTAAATGAAACAACGGGACAAACGAAACCCCCAGCACCATTTACAGAAGCGACCTTATTGTCAGCGATGGAAAATCCAACGTCCTATATGGAAGCAAGCAATAAAAAACTCGCTCAAACTTTGAAAGAAACCGGTGGATTGGGTACTGTTGCGACGCGTGCGGATATCATCGATAAATTATTTAACTCATTTATGATTGAAAAACGCGGCAATAATATTCACACGACTGGAAAAGGACGTCAGTTACTAGAATTGGTACCGGCAGAGTTGAAATCACCGGAACTGACTGCAGAGTGGGAACTGAAACTTGAAAAAATCGCAAAAGGTCAATTGAATAAAGCCGTCTTTATAGAAGAAATGAAAAACTATGCCAAAGCGATTGTGACGGAAATTAAGCAAGACGATACACAATTCAAGCACGATAACCTGACTTCAAAAGCTTGCCCAGATTGCGGCAAGCCAATGTTGGAAGTAAATGGTAAAAAAGGCAAAATGTTGGTTTGCCAAGACCGCGAGTGTGGCCACCGCAAGAATATTTCTCGTGTGACCAACGCACGTTGCCCACAGTGCCATAAGAAATTGGAAATGGTCGGCGAGGGCGACGGGCAGATGTTTGTCTGCAAGAATTGCGGACATCGCGAAAAACTTTCGGTGTTCCAAAGTCGTCGCAAGCAAAATAATAAAAAAGCGGACAAACGCGACGTCCAAAAATATTTGAAGATGCAACAAAAAGACGAGCCGGTCAATAACGGATTGTTTGACGCACTAAAAGGACTAAAACTAGATGATTAA
- a CDS encoding DUF1622 domain-containing protein, with translation MDLHGLLVQIIPNLAAIIELIGVVVVVYGVIRSLYLFIFSGGNLMASDPKLDLAKALAYSLEFKLAAEILKSVVIQTLDEFIILAAIVVLRVILTFVIHWEIESSEKSDLVHRLDEVEGNEKKNAN, from the coding sequence ATGGACTTACATGGCTTGTTAGTACAAATTATTCCCAATCTTGCAGCAATTATCGAGTTAATTGGTGTCGTAGTAGTGGTATACGGCGTTATTCGCTCACTGTATTTATTTATTTTTTCAGGTGGGAATTTAATGGCATCTGATCCTAAATTAGATTTGGCCAAAGCGCTCGCCTACAGTTTAGAGTTCAAGTTGGCTGCGGAAATATTGAAATCAGTTGTGATTCAAACGCTTGATGAATTTATTATTCTCGCAGCCATCGTGGTATTGCGGGTGATTTTGACTTTTGTTATTCACTGGGAAATAGAATCCAGTGAGAAAAGTGATTTGGTCCATCGTTTAGATGAAGTAGAAGGCAACGAGAAGAAAAATGCGAATTGA
- a CDS encoding MFS transporter — protein sequence MSQNQSSTTGNYHRAKQWEIAFFSLNNSATNLYLFAFGFLTYYATGIAGFTTLVVGNLLGAARLFDGFIDPTIGVIMDRFNTRWGKFRPLMIASNIGLVLSFLLLFSTHRFEGALQTVIFLIALIFHKVVYSFQQTVTKAAQPALTNDPSQRPLFSIYDTVFSSIGVFALGQVVVSNFLSPRHGGEFNQAFYTEFLGGVMILSAILTTLAVIGIRRKDRTEYFGLGEDTVETKSLKDYWSVIKGNKPLQVLAISGGLMKFNAQLIGDQAFIVILFGIILGNYGLSGQISLLQIIPNLLVVILFTRLATKKDLKSSYTAGVLVALASAATMLTILFFSEDPTQIFVNGGLPSILFIIGFIGLKVGNSYPTSVVLTMSADITDYETARSGRFVSGLIGTIFSLTDSIASSLAPIVIGFIVAGVGFTESYPDASEKLTSALLTGGMIMIGLPMVLYLIVLVLIRIYPLDRAAMDQIQTDIATKKSKSN from the coding sequence ATGTCACAAAATCAATCTAGTACAACAGGGAATTACCATCGCGCGAAACAATGGGAAATCGCATTCTTCTCTTTGAACAACTCTGCTACTAACTTATACTTATTTGCTTTTGGATTCTTGACTTATTATGCAACTGGTATCGCTGGATTTACAACTTTGGTTGTAGGTAACTTGCTAGGAGCTGCACGTCTATTCGATGGTTTCATCGATCCAACAATCGGAGTTATTATGGACCGATTCAATACACGTTGGGGTAAATTCCGTCCCTTGATGATTGCTTCAAACATCGGGCTCGTTCTATCGTTCTTGCTATTATTCAGTACACACCGCTTTGAGGGAGCTCTACAAACAGTTATTTTCTTAATCGCTCTTATTTTCCATAAAGTCGTGTACTCATTCCAACAAACAGTAACAAAAGCTGCACAGCCAGCTTTGACAAATGATCCATCACAACGTCCATTGTTCTCCATCTATGACACTGTATTCAGTTCAATCGGAGTATTCGCATTAGGCCAAGTTGTTGTTTCTAACTTCTTATCACCACGTCACGGTGGCGAGTTTAACCAAGCATTCTATACAGAATTCCTTGGTGGTGTAATGATTCTTTCAGCAATTCTAACGACACTTGCTGTTATTGGTATCAGAAGAAAAGACCGCACAGAGTACTTTGGTCTTGGTGAAGATACTGTTGAAACGAAATCATTGAAAGATTACTGGTCTGTTATTAAAGGTAACAAGCCATTGCAAGTTCTAGCTATCAGTGGTGGTTTGATGAAGTTTAACGCACAGTTGATCGGTGACCAAGCGTTTATCGTTATTCTGTTCGGTATCATCTTAGGTAACTACGGTTTATCTGGACAAATTTCATTACTACAAATTATTCCTAACCTATTAGTCGTTATCTTGTTTACACGTCTTGCAACTAAGAAAGACTTGAAGTCATCTTATACAGCTGGTGTTTTAGTAGCACTTGCTTCGGCAGCTACAATGTTGACAATCTTGTTCTTCTCAGAAGACCCAACACAAATTTTCGTTAACGGTGGTTTACCATCAATCCTATTCATCATTGGATTTATCGGTCTAAAAGTTGGTAACTCTTACCCAACATCTGTTGTATTGACAATGTCAGCAGATATTACAGACTACGAAACTGCACGTTCAGGACGTTTCGTTTCTGGGTTGATTGGAACAATCTTCTCATTAACAGACTCTATTGCTTCATCTCTAGCTCCAATCGTAATCGGGTTCATCGTTGCAGGTGTTGGATTTACTGAAAGCTACCCAGATGCAAGTGAAAAATTAACATCTGCACTTCTAACAGGTGGGATGATCATGATCGGACTACCAATGGTTCTGTACTTGATCGTATTGGTATTAATCCGTATCTATCCACTTGATAGAGCAGCAATGGATCAGATTCAAACTGATATTGCAACTAAAAAGAGTAAAAGTAACTAA